The window AAGCAATTAAAGTGGCAGTAAAACGAGATGCTGAAAAAATGGTGTTGCCGTCGACAAAAGGGGTATTGTAAATAAGATGTTAGTAGAGAGTAATCAGTTCAGGGAAGAATAATCGCAAAACTTATTTCTTACTACTTAATACTAAAGAAATGAAGATAGTTATAATAGATTACGGTGCAGGGAATATTCAAAGTATCATTTTTGGATTTAAGCGTTTGGGCTATGAACCTGTTTTAAGCAGTAATGCAGATGAGATACAGTTAGCAGACAAAGTGATATTTCCGGGAGTCGGTGAGGCCGGCAGTGCTATGAAAAAACTAAGAGAATCAGGATTGGATAAAATAATTCCTTCTTTAAAACAACCGGTTTTAGGAATTTGTCTTGGAATGCAGCTTATGTGTAATGGTTCGGAAGAAGGAGATACCAAAGGACTTGGAGTTTTTAATGTAAATGTAGTTCGCTTTAACAATGAAGTGAAAGTTCCGCAGATTGGCTGGAACCAGGTTTCCCATCCGGAGGCTCCGTTTTTTAACGGTGTCAAGAATAATGAGTATATGTACCTCGTACATAGTTATTATGCCCCTTTGTGTGAAAATACCATAGCAACCGCCGATTATGGCCGGAAATATTCAGTAGCCTTACAAAAAGGCAATTTTTACGGGGTGCAGTTTCACCCGGAGAAAAGCAGTATAGCCGGTGAACGGTTATTAAAAAATTTTTTAAACCTATAAGTGAATGAGAATTATTCCAGCTATAGATATCATAGACGGTAAATGTGTTCGGCTTACAAAAGGCGATTACAGTACAAAGAAGAT of the Zhouia spongiae genome contains:
- the hisH gene encoding imidazole glycerol phosphate synthase subunit HisH; its protein translation is MKIVIIDYGAGNIQSIIFGFKRLGYEPVLSSNADEIQLADKVIFPGVGEAGSAMKKLRESGLDKIIPSLKQPVLGICLGMQLMCNGSEEGDTKGLGVFNVNVVRFNNEVKVPQIGWNQVSHPEAPFFNGVKNNEYMYLVHSYYAPLCENTIATADYGRKYSVALQKGNFYGVQFHPEKSSIAGERLLKNFLNL